One stretch of Bacteroidota bacterium DNA includes these proteins:
- a CDS encoding PqqD family protein translates to MHHSEAPTDIPLSFSPHKKAGVMAQQVLDEMVLYDDNTEMGYSLNASARFIWDLCDGERTLGSICEEIARDLEVDAAMLHKDVQTTVSELLKLGLLKSGVEESESASS, encoded by the coding sequence ATGCACCATTCAGAAGCACCAACAGACATTCCTCTTTCTTTTAGCCCGCATAAAAAAGCCGGCGTGATGGCGCAGCAGGTTCTCGATGAAATGGTGCTGTATGACGACAATACCGAAATGGGGTACTCGTTGAATGCTTCCGCCCGATTTATTTGGGATCTGTGTGATGGCGAGCGTACCCTGGGCTCTATTTGTGAGGAAATTGCCCGCGACCTGGAAGTAGATGCTGCCATGTTGCACAAAGATGTTCAAACCACCGTTTCCGAATTGTTGAAACTGGGCCTGCTCAAATCGGGCGTAGAGGAATCAGAGTCTGCCAGTTCTTAA